CGACAGGGTCGATCAGCTCGCTGAACGCGTTGCACAACTCCATCCCCCCGGCGAACAGCTCGAACCGTTCTGTCAGGTTCGGATCATCACGATGCTCCCTGGCGAGCGGGGAGGTCTCTTTCGGATGGTCGATCACGAACGTCGGCTCCCACAAGTTGGGCTCCACCAGCCGCTCGTACAGCTCGACGATCAGCTTGCCCTTGCCCCAGACGGGATGCACCGAGATGCCATGCCGGCGGCACACGTCGGCCAACTCCTCGCGCGTGCGGTCGAAGGAGATCTCCACGCCGGTCGCGTCGGCGACCAGATCGAGAAGCCGGACGCGCCGATAGGGCGGTGTGAAATCCAACGTCCTGCCCTGGTACTCGATGACCACTCCGCCCGAGGCGGCCTCGGCAACCGAACCGATGACGCCTTCCATCAGGTCCATCACGTCGTGATAGTCGGCGAACGCCTGGTACGCCTCCAGCGTCGTAAATTCGGGGTTGTGTGTGGCGTCGATTCCCTCGTTGCGGAAGACTCTGCCCAGTTCGAAGACTCTCTCCATCCCTCCGATGACCAGCCGCTTGAGGTGCAGCTCGGTGGCGATGCGAAGGTACATGTCGATATCGAGCGCGTTGTGGTGGGTTACGAACGGCCGAGCGAGCGCGCCGCCGGCCTCGGATTGCAGCATCGGAGTCTCCACCTCGACGAACCCCTGGTCGACGAAGGCGCTGCGGAGCGCGGCGACCGTGTCGATCCGCACTTGAGCGACACGCCTGGCCTGCTCGTTGGCGATCAGATCGAGGTACCGCTGGCGGAATCTGCGCTCCTTGTCCTGGAGCCCATGCCATTTCTCCGGCAGCGGCCGAAGCGCCTTGGAGAGCAGACGGATCTCGCTGGTACGCACGCTCAGTTCGCCTCGGCGGGTCGTGATGACCTCGCCGGTCGCTCCGACCCAGTCGC
This genomic interval from Gammaproteobacteria bacterium contains the following:
- the lysS gene encoding lysine--tRNA ligase, whose translation is MTDEHETPPSDEDPLVAHPLTARRLAKVEALRALGEEPYPQRFERTVTAADLAGEYADLDPGSSTGTTVSVAGRVVNIRRLGKLSFCVLQDVTGQIQLFVDRRTMGDDRFERFDEDIDTGDWVGATGEVITTRRGELSVRTSEIRLLSKALRPLPEKWHGLQDKERRFRQRYLDLIANEQARRVAQVRIDTVAALRSAFVDQGFVEVETPMLQSEAGGALARPFVTHHNALDIDMYLRIATELHLKRLVIGGMERVFELGRVFRNEGIDATHNPEFTTLEAYQAFADYHDVMDLMEGVIGSVAEAASGGVVIEYQGRTLDFTPPYRRVRLLDLVADATGVEISFDRTREELADVCRRHGISVHPVWGKGKLIVELYERLVEPNLWEPTFVIDHPKETSPLAREHRDDPNLTERFELFAGGMELCNAFSELIDPVDQRARFEAQARAKAEGEEETHPVDEDFLRALEYGMPPTGGLGIGVDRLVMLLADEPTIREVVLFPTMRPE